The Candidatus Paceibacterota bacterium genome includes the window TCGACACCCACACTGCCGACCTGGTTGAGCGGCACGCGTGTGCCGAATGATTCCACGAGCACATTGTCGAGGAGCGCCGGTGTCGCGCGCCCGGTGCGAATACCCTGGAATTCTTTCCGTAGCCAATCCTCGGTATCCTTTACTCGCGCTTTTAATGTTGAAAAATCGTATGTCATAAATTTGGTAGTTGGTTTATAGGTATTAGGATAACGGTTTTGCGCACCAAAATCAATTTCAGATGTCCGACATACCAATCATGGAAGCGCAAAATCAACCCCTCAATGAATTGACATCAGATATCCACATTGCGGAAACGCCAGGGGTGCCTGGCGTTTATTAAAACAGGGCTTCCCAGAGCCACAAAAAACGCCAACCTTTGGTTGGCGTTTTTTGTGGACTCCTCTCGCTAGTTCGCGAGCGTGTAGTGCACTCCTCGGCCAGTTTCTCCCACCTGCACCACCTTCCCTTCTGCCTCAAGCTCATCAAAATAGACCACAACAGTCGTGTCCGATACCCCAAGGAGCTCTTGTGCCTCAGCGTTGGTGAGCTTCCCGTGGTCATGGAGGTGTTTAAGGAGAACGTTTTTCTTTTTCTGCTTTCCCGGCGCACGCTCAGTGTTCGCAAAGATGGCGAGTTTTGCGCGCATGTGTGCGCGACTCATACTGTATCCAAAGATGATTCCAACTGCGCCTACTAAAATGAGTATAAATGTATCCATATCTCTATACTACCACTGTTCCCCTCCCCGAAACTTCCGATATATCCACGGGGCACTTTTCATGAGCAATACATACAAGAGCAGTGCCACAGCAAGGTAGAAGACTATCGTGTTGCTGAAAGTAAACCCGGCGAGCGTGAGCGCAAGTAACTGTAGTTGGTCAAACGGAGCGTTCTTTGACTCGCCGCTCTCAAGAGAGATCGCCTTCTTCTCTGCGATCCGCTCCTTCACCACCCCGATCTGGTCATCGACACGCTTCTTCTGATCAACACGAAACTCCTCAACCACAGCGGCTGTCTTCTTTGCGGTCGACTGAATCTTCGGCGCCGTGCTTGAGGCGACCTCAGCCACGCGAACCACCAGATCTCCGGCGGCTTCTTGGAGCTTCGGTGTGCTCGTGCTTTCTTCTTCAAGCTTCTCCTCCATGAGCTCGCTGTAGGCGACAAGTGGCTCTGCGTCATTTACGTCAGGGATGCCGTCACCATCGTCGTCACTGTCTTCCCTATTCCCGATACGATCACCATCGGTGTCTGTATCAACAAACCGCGTGAGCGTTTGCGCAGGCTCGGTATCAAACACAAGTGCTTCTGACTTACCTCCCGGCCCAACAACTTCACCCGAGGTGATCTCAACCCGCACCGCGTGATCCCCCTCTGTGGGCTCCCAATCAGTCCACACAGTCTGAAAGCCACCATTCCGCTCAAGTGACACGTCGGTTGTACCAAACGATGTATCACCATCGTAGAATTCAACAACTCCTCTAAAGTCTGCTGGGGTACTGTTTGCAAGCGTGGTATAAACACGGACAGTCTCGCCCGAGAAGAACGGCTCACGGTCAAACCAAATGGTTGAGCGTACAAAGCCAATGTGTGCTGTGTCAACGGCGGCGAACACAAACGACGCCGAGAGGAGGAAAAAAGTGAGTGCAACAACGATGAGTTCTTCTTTCATGACAAGTATTTATGAGAGTTGTGGAAGCACCAGAGAAAGGTGCTCAAGGAGAATCTTAACCGATGACGATTGGTCGGTGAGGTACGAGCGGGTACTCTGGAGTGCTTCAAACGCATCGGTCGGCACCGTATCTTCTCCATAAAAGTCAGTGCGTTCGTAGAGCTCAGCCTCAAGCTCGTTCACACACTCAAGTGCCCGCGCACGATCCTTCTCTTCAATAATCTCTTTAATGAGCGCAAGACGCTCCGGCCCCGATGCGCTGAGAAATTGTCGAGCAAAAAGCCTCTCTCGACCGGCTCGACCGGCAACCCTGACCACCTCCATACGCGAGAGAAGCGTCGGAAGGAGTGTCTTCGTGCTCGGTGTGATAACGAAGAAATGAGTCCCCGCTGTCGGCTCTTCAAAAGTCTTCAGAAGCGCGTTCTGAGCCTCGCGAGTCATACGCTCCATAAAAATGACAAAGATCTTCTTCCCGGACTCCGCCGCACGCTTACTCTCAAGCGACTGGATCTCACGCCCATCATCAATCCCGAAACTTCCATATGCACGGACGTGCATATCGGGGTTCCCTATTGCGGTCACCTGTAAGACAGACTCAATACACTGAACCATCCCCGGGACC containing:
- a CDS encoding thrombospondin type 3 repeat-containing protein encodes the protein MKEELIVVALTFFLLSASFVFAAVDTAHIGFVRSTIWFDREPFFSGETVRVYTTLANSTPADFRGVVEFYDGDTSFGTTDVSLERNGGFQTVWTDWEPTEGDHAVRVEITSGEVVGPGGKSEALVFDTEPAQTLTRFVDTDTDGDRIGNREDSDDDGDGIPDVNDAEPLVAYSELMEEKLEEESTSTPKLQEAAGDLVVRVAEVASSTAPKIQSTAKKTAAVVEEFRVDQKKRVDDQIGVVKERIAEKKAISLESGESKNAPFDQLQLLALTLAGFTFSNTIVFYLAVALLLYVLLMKSAPWIYRKFRGGEQW
- a CDS encoding winged helix-turn-helix domain-containing protein produces the protein MDTFILILVGAVGIIFGYSMSRAHMRAKLAIFANTERAPGKQKKKNVLLKHLHDHGKLTNAEAQELLGVSDTTVVVYFDELEAEGKVVQVGETGRGVHYTLAN